The DNA segment GTACAGGATCGCGTTGATAAAATCTCGGTTCTCGGCCCTGACATTCCCGCGCTGAATCGGAAAGTGGCCGGCTATCCGTTCAAACTGCGCTTCTGTTATATTCATGTGTTGTATTATACATGTTCATAGATTAGTGTCAACAGTCTCTAAAGAAATCTATGCTTTTTAGATTTTTCAGGCCAAAAAGCGGCGCAAGGTCGCTGATGTTGTCGCCGCGGATATAAAGCTCCTTTAGATTCGTAAGCCCCGACAGCGGCGCGAGGTCGCTGATGTTGTCGCCGCCAAAAGAAATCCTCTTCAGTTTTGTCATATGGCCCAATGCCACGATGTCGGCATCGGTCAGGCCGTACAAATCAAGCTCCGTCCGTCCGGCGCAAAACCGCTCGCCGCCTATGTTTACGAACTCCGGTTCCGTGCCGGGTGGTCGCATCGACCCAACATTTTCTTTCATGATCATTCACGCACTCCTCCATTCTATCGTCGCTCTATGGCTTTATGGATAAATTATACCACGCTTACATGTGCAATAATATGTACCGGCACGTCACGCAAATGAGCAACTAAAAATGCCGCCCCGCAACAATGATACGGGGCGGCAATACATATGCGGCATGTTGGAAGGGAAAGCCAAACTGCCAATTGCGGCAATGGCTGCCGCTGTCCGTTCCCGGCTATATTCTCACTCTTTTGCGTTGGGGGCTTTTTGAAGCGAGGAACAAAGGTCTATTGAACAATTCTTTTATTTCACAAGATAAACCCAACACCCGGACATCATTTGTTTTGTCCACAAAGACTTTATTCTTAATATTTTCGATAAAGTCTTTCAAATTCCAAACAACCAGCTTTTTTTCTATTTCGGGAGACAACTGATACTTTGGGGATTTGCGAGAACCCTTGTTCAAATACAGTGCTGCCACAACATTTGTCCCTTCTTTGCCCAGGCCATTAACGTAGTTATTGATTGGCATGGGTTGGTCGGCCGCGTTGTTTGACTTTTTTTCGATGAAAATCGCTTTTCCCCGTCCTTGCTTTTAAGCAGAACATCAATATGCTTTGTCTCGCGCTCTACAGCGCCGCCTTGAAAATCAGCATACTGGATGCTGCCAGCGCCTTTTTTTGCAAGTCAGCGTTTAACGCCTCAATAAACACTTTTTTTACGGGTTCGTCCTGCAAATAATAACCCAAAATATCCGAATGATAATTTTCCCGGTAATGAGTATCGCTTATAGCGCTGAAAACATTCCGTTGCTGGGTACGCTGCTTGCGACATGCCTCGACGTATGGATAAAGAGCGTCTAAAAAACCAAGTCAAGCATAATAATACATATCCATCCTATGATTGTTGTCCCATTGAAATAGATTTGTTCTTTCCCGATTTAGTTGAAATCCCCGTTGCCTGACGCTCGAGCGCGACCGCAATTCAGAATCGGAGCACTTAATGATACTGTTATTGACGAGCTGCGCGCAATAGCCGAAAAGGAAAATGGCGCAATCGCACTTTCACTGTATATGCTTGGGTTTGGCTCATACATCGGTTTTAGAAAGCAATAAAATCCCCCGCGTATGCGGGGGAATCCGAAAAGCTGTCATAGAGGCAGACAGCAAGCGGCTAAAATTTCCCGCATATGCAGGGGCGTCCTTGTTTTATGGCATTTTTGCGCCCTATGCTAAAGCATAAGGCGCAGGGCAAGGCGCGAAAAAGGAAAACTATAAGGGCAAAACAAAACCGCACTATTAAAAAAGTGCGGTTTTATCATTTTTTTGGTGGAGATAAGCGGGATCGAACCGCTGACCTCTTGAATGCCATTCAAGCGCTCTCCCAGCTGAGCTATACCCCCAAAGTCATCGTGAACCTTGACATTGTTAATTATAATGTATTTTTCTTGTTTTTGTCAACGCCCTTGTTTTTGCCGATTATAACTTGTAATATATAATTGCGGTTTGTATTGTCCCGAGATTAAAACACGGCGTAGATTTGCGAAATGATTTGCCGCCCCGCGCGGCGCAAAGCGCCGGCGTATCCTTATTGGGCGAGGCTTCAGGGCAAAGCAAGGCGGCAAATTGGCCGCAAAGTAAAGATAATATGATTTTAATTCGGGAGCAGCATTAAAAAAAGGAGAGATGTTATGTCTGGCGGGACTGTATTGGTGGACAGAGAGGAAGTTTTAGGCATTATAACCATAAACAGGCCGGAAGCTTTGAACGCGCTCAACGGTGAAGTCATAAGCGGCATCAAGCGCGCTGTTCTGGAAATAGAAAGCGACCCTGCGATAAAAGTGATTATTATTACCGGCGCCGGCGAAAAAGCGTTTGCAGCCGGCGCGGACATCGCGGAAATGGCAAAAAAAGGGGCGCAGGAAGCTAAGGAGTTTTCTTTGCGGGGACATGAATTGATGGATAAAATTGAAACAAGCGAAAAACCGGTGATTGCCGCCATAAACGGCTTTGCTTTGGGCGGCGGTTGTGAATTGGCCATGGCTTGCGATATGCGCGTGGCGTCAGATAAAGCCAAGTTTGGGCAACCGGAAGTCAATTTGGGGATTATTCCGGCATTTGGCGGCACGCAGCGCTTGCTGCGCTTAGTGGGGAAGGGCATGACAAAAATGCTCATCATGTCGGCGCGCATGATTGACGCGGCAACGGCTTTGCGCATAGGGCTTGTTGACATGGTAACGACGGAAAGCGAATTGATACCAAAGGTCAGGAAATTGGCTTTGGAGATAGCGGGCAAAAGCCAGAATGCCGTGAGGTTGGCCAAGCTGTCCATCAACGCGGGGCATGAAATGGGACTTAAGGCCGGCAACGATTTTGAGGCGGAGAATTTCAGCGAATGTTTCCGCAGCGCCGAGCAAAAAGAAGGCATGGCCGCTTTTTTGGAAAAGCGGCCGGCGAAGTTTTGATGCCGACGTTGTTCCCCGGCTAAAGTCCGGACAAGGTTTGCGTGTCGGCTTGCCGCCTTGCGAAGCGCAAAAACAGGCGGAAGGGTTGCGGTCAAGAGCATGGCAAATAAACCGCAAATATGCCGCAGTTTTGGCCGGGGAACAGTATAATGGGGATTTGTAAGCGCGCCTTTGTTCCAATATGAATATATTCGTGCTATAATAATTTAAGAAAATCGTTCAGATACTTCCCTCGCGCCACGAGCGGGCGGACGGCGGTGTTCCGCCGTTCTTTCAAAAGCCCTCCGGGTTCGCGTTGCGGCGACAACAAGCGTTTGCAGGCGGTGATTTTTGTGAAGCCCCCTTATTTTATGCTGAACGCCTGGGATATCTGGCAAAAATGCGGCAACCTTCATGATCGCCAAGCTTGGAAGAATTTTTGGGCCGATATAGCGCTTTACGTCAAAACCAATCCCGGACAGGCAATTTTTTTTGAAGAACTCTTCAAAGAGGCGGGACTGAAAAAACAGGCGGCCGACTGTTTGAAAATTCCGTTGCCGATAGCTGCAAAAAAACTGCTCAGAGCGTCCGGCGCTTTTGGCCGGGAGCGCTGGGCTGAAGTCATAAATGAATGGGCCAAAATAAAGGCCGACCTGAAAACAAGAACCCAAGCGGCAATTTTGCAAAGCAACCGCCTCATCAAAGACTTTCTCCTCGCGGCGCTGGAGAAGGCGGACAATCCCCGGCTGCTTGCCGATAGCGCGGCGGGCGGGAGCGGGCTGCCCAAACGCTACCCCAAAAGCGACGTCATCCTGATGCTTTGCTTTATAGTGGCGGAATCGCTTTCCGCCGAGATAATAAAAGAGGGGTTTGATGGCCACATGGACAAAAGCATTTTTCAACTTGCCGACGATACCATGCCGGATGAAGCAGGCGGCACGCCCGTGGAAAGCGGCCGCTTCACGGCTGAAATTTTGCCGGACGCAAAAAATCCGCCGTCTTTTGCAAAGCTTTGCGAGGAATTTTTGCGCAGCATAGACAGCCTTGACCCTTTGTCCTCCGATTGGTCTGAAACAGAAAGATATTTAAGCGAAGCGGCCTTGATCGCCAGCCAAAAAAGCGAGGAACAGGCGGCTATTTTGCGCCGGCGCGCGTTAATTGACGATTTTACCGGCAAGACAAGCCATATTTTAAATACCTTCTCCGAGCAGTTGCGCTATATAGGTTTTAACCTGCCGGCGGCGGAAACGGCGGGCAAGCTGCCGGACAGCGCCTTGGAAGCTTGCATAGATGCTTTGTCCGGCCTTACCGAAGCCCTCCATAGTTACAACGACCTTTCGTCCGGGCGAAAAGGCGGTTTCAGCGAAGACAAAAAACGCGTAGGCCTTTTGTTATCGACCATGACCGATATCGAAAATGGCATGGAAGTGATCAGGCAAATCTTAAAGGTGGAGCTGTCCGCCGAAAACCAGGAAGCCGCCGGCGAACAGGATGAATGCACAGAGGCGAGAAAAATGCTGACAGCGCCGGTTCCGGATGGCCAAGACGCTTGCGGCGCTATTTTGCGGCAGCCGGACGCGGCGCGGGAGGAACCGGCTTTGTTGGCGCAGTCGGATGACAAAGACGCGCAAATGGAACTTTTCTCGGAAAAGAACGCTTGATGCGGGACGTAATTATCCCCTGCGCCATTCGCAGCATACATGGTTTCTTGCATCCGGCGCGCGCGGCCGCAGGGCGGGACGCGTCATTGATTGTCAGCCACGGGTTCCGGGGGTCGCCGGACGGCGGCGGGCGGGCGCTGATACTGGCGCAAGCGGCGTCGGAACATCTTAACGTGCTTAGATTCCCTTTCACGCCGCTCAGCGGCCTTTCCCGGCAAATAGAGGAACTCCTGGCGGTCATTGCTTACGCGCGCGGCGCGCTCGGCCCTGATGTAATATTGCTCGGCCGCAGCATGGGCGGCGCCGCTTCTTTGCTTGCCGCCGCGAAAGCGCGCGATGTGCGCGGCCTGATCCTCTGGTCGGTTCCTTTTGACCTCGTCGGCGCGCTTGCTGCCGCACTGGGCAGAGAAAACATGGACAAACTGCGTTTGGGCCAACCGGCCGAACTGGACGACGAATGGGGGAAAGGCGTCCTGACGCCGGATTTTTATACGGATTTACTGTCTTACGACCTTTTCGGCGTATTCGCCGTTTTGCCGGACATGCCGCTTTTGTTCGTGCACGGCGAAAGGGATGAACTCGCGCCGGCCGAAGATGCGCGGGATGCGTTTGCGCTGGCGCGCGGCGGCAAGAGGTTTCACCTTGTCAAGGGCGGCGACCATAGATTCATCGAGGGCTTCCCTGACTGCTTGGACGCGGTCATGGCCTGGCTTAAAGATAATTACGGGAGGGACGGCATTTGCTAAAAAAAGCTTCCATCGCGATTTTTTTCCTGTCGGCTTTACTTTTCGGCACAGGCTGCGCGGCCGTAAAACCGGCGAACGAAGCGGCGGCAAGCCGCCCGGAACAGACCGGCGGCAACTTGGCGGTATTCGATACATCCAAAGGTGTTTTTAAAATTGAGCTTTTCACGCAGGAGGCACCGCTGACTGCCGGCAACTTCGCCGCTTTGGCCAAACGCGGGTTTTATGACGGGCTTATTTTTCATCGGGTCATAGACGGCTTCATGATCCAAGGCGGCGACCCCAACGGCAACGGGACGGGCGGCCCCGGCTATGCGATCAAAGACGAATTCTCGCCCCGCCTGAAACATGATAAACCGGGGACACTGTCCATGGCCAACGCCGGCCCTAATACCGGCGGTTCGCAGTTTTTCATCACCTTGGCCCCCGCCCCTTGGCTTGACGGCAAACACAGCGTTTTTGGGCAGGTAGTCGAGGGCATGGAAGTGGTGGCGGCGATTGGCAAGGTAAAAACAGGCTCGCAGGACAAACCGCTGGAGGCCGTAGTCATTAAAAAAGTTACGATCGAGGAAGGAACGAAGTAAGTTTTGAGCGATGCGGACAACGCACTCAAAGTGCTTTTGCGCGACCAGGCGGAAGCTCTCGGCATTTTTGGCCATAACGATGAATTTTTGCGGCTGATCGGGCAAGCCTTTTCCTGCCGGATACTCACCCGCGGCGAAGAAATACTCCTTGCCGGCGACGCCGGGGAAACCGCCAGCTTGAAAAGGTTGTTTGAGGAGCTTCTGTTTCTTTGCCGGCAGGGACATCCCCTGACGGCGCATGACGTGCGCTACGGCATCCGAATGGTCAAAGAAGGCTGCGCCGACAACCTGCACAAGATGTTTTCCGATACGGTAATCGTTACAAACAGAGGGCGGCACATCAAAGCGAAAACGCTCGGGCAGTGGATATATCTTGAGGCCATCAAGCGCAATTTTATAACGATCGGCATCGGCCCGGCCGGCACCGGCAAAACCTACCTGGCGGTCGCCATGGCGCTCGGAGCGCTGAAAAACAAAGACGCGGAACGGATCATCCTGACCAGGCCTGCGGTTGAGGCGGGAGAAAAACTCGGCTTTTTGCCGGGAGACATGCAGGAGAAAGTAGATCCCTATCTGCGCCCCCTGTACGATGCGCTTTATGAAATATCGGGCAGCGAATTGTTCCAAAAATACATGGGCAAGGGACTGATCGAAGTAGCTCCGCTCGCTTATATGCGCGGGCGGACCTTAAACGACTCCTTCATCATATTGGACGAAGCGCAGAACGCCACGCCCGAGCAGATGAAGATGTTCCTCACCCGCCTGGGGTTCGGTTCCAAGATGGTGGTCGCCGGCGATGCCACTCAGACGGATTTGCCGCAAGGCAAGCAGTCTGGGCTGGCGCACGCGGAAAAAGTATTGCAAGGGATAGACGGCATACAAATAGTGCGCTTTTCCAAAAAAGACGTGGTGCGGCACGAGATCGTCGGCATGATGATCAAAGCTTACGAAAATTTTGACCAGCGCTGCAAGAATAAATAAAATGCGTATTTTTTTGAGCAGCGACATGGACGCCTGCCCGCCTGGCGGCGCAAAGACGCGTTTGATCAAACGGGCGCTCGGCGCGGCCGCCGATTTGGAAAAGCTGAAAAAACGCGTCCAGGTGAGCGTAACTTTGGTGGACGATGCGAAAATGCGTTCAATCAACCGGGAATTTCGCGGCGCCGACAAGGTAACCGATGTCATTTCCTTTGCCCTGAACGAAGGGGAAGAAACATGCGCCGCAGGCGGGCCGGAAAAAGACTTGTTGGGGGAGATTGTCATCTGCCTGCCGCAGGCCGCCCGCCAGGCGGAAGAATATGGGCACAGCTTGGAGCGCGAATTGAGCTATCTGGCGGCGCACGGCTTTTTGCATCTTTTGGGCTACGATCATATAACCGCGCAAGACAGGAAAGCCATGCGCGCGCAAGAGGAGAACATTATGGCGAAAATCGGGCTTGTAAGGCCGTGAAAACAGACGGCAAGGATATGGCGGGGGCAACCTTTAAATCCGGCTTTGTCGCGGTAGTCGGCCGGCCGAACGTTGGCAAGTCCACCTTGGTCAACCGGTTGGTCGGCGGGAAGGTATCCATTGTTTCCGACAAGCCTCAGACTACGCGCAACCGCATCATGTGCGTCCTGACGCAGGAATCCGCGCAAATGGTTTTCCTCGACACGCCGGGCATTCACAAGCCGCGGGGCAAATTGGGCGCGTTCATGCTCAAGGCGGCCGAAAGCGCCTTGGCCGAAGTGAACGTTATAATTTTCGTTGTGGACGCGTCCCGGAAAAAGGGCGGCGGCGACGAATACATCATGGCAAAACTCGCCCAAGCGGACGCGCCGGTAATACTGGCGGCCAACAAAATTGACCTTTTGCCCGACAGTCGGGCCATCCTGCCGGCCATAAAAAGCTATGCGGACGATCTGCCGCTCAGCGCGGCCGTTCCGGTTTGCGCCCTGAAACAAACAGACTTTGCGCCGCTTTTGACGGAAATAGGCAAACACCTGACTTGCGGGCCGAAATATTTCCCCGACGGCATGGTTACCGACCAGCCGGAACAAATGCTTGCGGCGGAGATGATCAGGGAGAAAATTCTCCGGGCGACGGCAGGCGAGGTGCCACATTCCATCGCCGTGAAAACAGACGAGATGAAACTGCGCGAAAATCAGGACATGTACATCAGGGCGACCATTTACGTTGAGCGCGCCTCACAAAAAGGAATAATCATCGGCGCGGGCGGGCGGCTCATAAAAGAGATCGGCCAGGCGGCGCGCGCCGATATACAGGCGCTGTTGGGCAACAGGGTGTATCTTGACCTGTGGGTAAAAGTGAAAGAAGGTTGGCGCGACCGCGATGGCGCGCTGCGCGAATTCGGCTTCGGACGGACATGCTGACAAGGCCGGCCCGCCGTTTGTCCCCGGCGGGCGGCGTCCTCCTTTTGCTGGCGCGCGGGGGGCGCAACGGTTACATTGGTATCGTTACGGCGGCAAGCCGTGCGGGAAAAATCGTCGGCGATTTACGGGACGGATACAACCGGGAAGAAGGAACTATGCTGAAAAAACCTGACGGCAGCTTTGAGTTTGGCGGCACAATGCTGCCGGGCGCCGCAGAGAGAATGTTGGGCGCCGCCCTGCCCGGACAAGGGGCCGCCTTGGGCGGATGCATATTCGGCCTGCCGGGGCGGCATCCGCAAACCGGCGGACGAGCCGGCGGCGGCCATGGTTTTGCAGCCGCAAGGTCAAAAGGCTTCCGTGTCGGGCGGGCAAAACTGGCAAAGAAACGCGGCGCGGAAAACGGCAATGACGGACAATAACCTTTATCAGGACGATATTATCATTCTCAGGGCGAGGGACTGGCAAACTTATGACAAGATCGCGGACGCCTTTTCCCGCAGCCACGGCCGCATCTTATTTATCGCCTACGGCGCGCGGCATATAAAGAACCGCAACAGCGCCCTGATGCAAAGCCTTGCCCACGCCAGCGCGCAATTGGCGCCCGGGCAGAAATTCGACACATTGCGGCAATGCGAACTGCTCGAACCCTTGCTGGCTTCGCCGGAAATCGCGAAATTCGCCTATGCTTCTTTCGCCGCCGAGCTTACCATAGAGGCGACGCCGGAGCGCGAGCCGCAGGAAGAAATATACCATCTCTTGCGCGGCGCCCTGCAAGCCATGAACAAGCGCAATCCGCGCCTGGTCATACTGGCTTTTGTCATGAAACTCTTTTCCCTGTGCGGCATATCGCCCAGTTTCGACAACTGCGTGTGCTGCGGCAAAGCGATCGAGGGCAGCGCATGGGCCAGCGCCGTGCAAGGCGGCTGCGTCTGCGGCGATTGCCGGACGGGGGCGGAAGCCGATTTTTCGCAAAGCGCCCGCGCGCTGAGCGCCGCCCTGCGCAATGTCGACTTGGCCGCCGCCGGCGGCTTTACGGCCAAGGGGCACGATTTGCGCGCGCTGGAAGATTTTTTATATAAATTTGTTCTCGCGCAAATTGAAAAGCCGCTGAAAAGCCTGCAATTTTTAAGCAAGCTGTAGCGCCCGGTTTTTCGTGAAACTGGCTGCGGGCGACACGCCCAAAGCGTTATTGGCTGTTTCCTGAATACTTAAGGAGTGAAAGCATGGATTTACAAACAATGATCTTGCATTTGCAAAATTTCTGGTCGCGGCAAAATTGCGTGCTTGGCCAGCCCTATGATGTGGAAAAAGGCGCCGGCACCATGAACCCGGCTACCTTTTTGCGCGCCTTGGGGCCGGAACCCTGGAACACCGCTTATGTGGAACCGTCCCGCCGGCCGGCCGACGGACGTTACGGCGACAATCCCAACAGGCTTTTCCAGCACCATCAATATCAGGTAATCATGAAACCTTCCCCGCTTGACATCCAGCAATTGTACCTGTCCAGCTTGGAAGAGCTGGGGATCGCGGCCAAAGATCATGACATCAGGTTTGTTGAAGATAACTGGGAAGCGCCGACGCTGGGGGCTTGGGGGCTTGGCTGGGAAGTCTGGCTCGATGGCATGGAAATAACCCAGTTTACTTATTTTCAGCAGGTCGGCGGCCTTGACGTCAAGCCGGTTACGGTTGAAATTACCTACGGGCTGGAGCGGCTGGCCATGTACATACAGGGCAAAGACAACGTCTATGACTTGCAATGGGTTGGCGGCGTAACTTACGGCGATATTTTCCGGCAGAACGAATACGAGCAGTCGTTATATAATTTCGAGCGCTCGAACGCCGCGCTCTTATTTAAACTTTTTGACTGCTATGAGGAGGAAGCCGTCCGCATCATAGCGGAAGGGCTGGTTTTGCCCGGTTATGATTATGCGCTCAAATGTTCCCATGTTTTCAATCTGCTGGCCGCGCGGGGGGCGATCGGCATAAGCGAGCGCACGGCCTTCATCGGGCGGGTGCGCAATCTGGCGCGCGCGGCGGCGGCGGCTTATTTGCGGGAACGCGAGAGACTGGGGTTCCCGCTCTTAAAAGGAGGCCGCCAAAGTGAATAAAGATTTGCTTCTTGAAATCGGAACGGAAGAAATGCCGGCGAAATTTTTGCCGGAAACGGTCGTTCAACTGGAAAAGGCTGCCGCCGACGCATTGAACCGCCTCCTCATACCTTTTGAAAAAGTAAAAGCCTACGCTACTCCCCGGCGCATGGCCGTCATAGCTTATTCCCTGCCGCCGGAGCAGGCGCGGTCTTTCCTTGAACATAAAGGCCCGCCGCTCAAAATCGCCTGCAACGACGACGGCTCCTGGAGCAAGGCGGCGCTGGGCTTCGCGCGGGGACAGGCGGCGTCTCCGGATGCGCTTTTTGCCAAGGGAGGATACCTTTACGTAAGGAAAGATTGCGGCGGCGGGCCGGTGGAGAATCTTTTGCCGGAGGCGCTGTTAAGCATCATAAATTCACTCGCTTTTCCCAAAAGCATGCGCTGGTCCGATTTGGATTTTCGCTTCGTGCGGCCTATTCACTGGCTTTTGGCGCTGTTTGGCGGCAAGGAGCTTCCTTTGGAAATAGCGCGCGTAAAGTCGGGCGCGGCCAGCCGGGGGCACCGATTTTTAAGCGCGGGGCCGATAAAAATAGATTCCCCCGCGCGTTATCTGGAAACGCTTAAGGAAAATTTTGTGCTGGCCGACCAGGACGAACGGCGCGCCCTCATCAGGGGGCAAATAGAGCAAATAGCCGACCGGCTTGGGGGCAAAGCCGCCATCGACCCGGAACTGCTTGAAGAAGTGGTGTATCTGGTGGAATACCCGACCGCTCTTTTCGGCCGGATTGACAAAGAATTTCTCGCTCTGCCCCAGGAAGCGGTCATAACGCCCATGCGCGAACATCAGCGCTATTTCCCGCTGCTGGACGCCGGCGGGAAGCTGCTTCCTTATTTCATCACCGTAAGAAACGGCGACGGCAATAACCTTGACGGCATAGCGGCCGGCAACGAGCGTGTGCTCCGGGCGCGCCTCAGCGATGCGGCGTTCTTCTTTGGCGAAGATAAAAAACACACTTTGGCGTCGCGGACGGAAAAATTGAAAACAGTAGTTTTCCGGGAAGGGCTTGGCAGCATCTACGACAAAGCGCGCCGGATAGTCGAATTGTCGGCTTTTGTGGCGGACGCGGCGGCCTTGCGGCTGAACGGGGGCGAACAGGAAATGCTCGCCCGGACCGCCCTATTGTGCAAAGCCGATTTGACTTGCGGCATGGTATGCGAATTTACCGAACTGCAGGGAATAATGGGCCGCGAATACGCGCTGCTGGACGGCGAGCCGGCACCAGTTGCGGACGGCATTTGCGAACATTACTTGCCGCGCTTTGCCGGGGACGCGCTGCCCCGCTCCTTTACCGGCCGGCTCACGGGCATTGCCGACAAATTGGACAATATAACGGCCGCCTTCAGCTTTGGGCAGGCCCCGACCGGATCGCAGGATCCATACGCCTTGCGCCGCCAAGCGATCGGCATAATCAACATCATACGCGACGCCGGCTGGAACCTCTCCCTGTCCGCCGCCGTCCGCGAAAGCATGCGGCTGCTGGACGTATCGGCCACGGGGATTGCCGCGCCAATAACGGATTTTTTCAGCCTGCGCGCAAGAAACATGCTCGCCGAAGAAGGATTGCGCCATGACCTCGCCGATGCCGTGCTGTCGGCGGATGCCGACAACATAGCGCAGGTGTTTAAGCGCGCGGCGGCCCTTAGGGAATTTGCCGCCGGCAGCCTGATGCCCGATGCCGTGCGCGCCTTTACGCGGGTAGCCAACATTGCCAAACAGCCGCCGATGGGCGATTTTGACGAAAAATTGCTCGTTGAGCCGGCGGAAAAGGAGCTGTTTTCCGTTTTTTCCATATTGCAAGAGCAGGCGCGCGCGGCGGCCGCCAACGGGAAATACGTCCTTGCCTTGGAACTGGCGGCGCGTTTGGCGCCGGCGGTGGACAAATTCTTTGCCGAGGTCATGGTCATGTCGCCTGACGAAAAATTAAAGGGCAACCGTTTGCGGCTTTTGGCGGCCATTAAAAAATTCGCCGCCGGCGTGGCCGATTTCAGCCGAATAGCGGGCGCGTAATGCGGCCGGCGCGAAAATATCGCGTAGCGGCGCAAAACATAGTCGCGCCCTTAGCCGCAAAGACAGCATGCTTTTAATCTGAGCGCAGTATAAGCCATAGCTT comes from the Acidaminococcales bacterium genome and includes:
- a CDS encoding enoyl-CoA hydratase/isomerase family protein, whose product is MSGGTVLVDREEVLGIITINRPEALNALNGEVISGIKRAVLEIESDPAIKVIIITGAGEKAFAAGADIAEMAKKGAQEAKEFSLRGHELMDKIETSEKPVIAAINGFALGGGCELAMACDMRVASDKAKFGQPEVNLGIIPAFGGTQRLLRLVGKGMTKMLIMSARMIDAATALRIGLVDMVTTESELIPKVRKLALEIAGKSQNAVRLAKLSINAGHEMGLKAGNDFEAENFSECFRSAEQKEGMAAFLEKRPAKF
- a CDS encoding alpha/beta hydrolase; its protein translation is MRDVIIPCAIRSIHGFLHPARAAAGRDASLIVSHGFRGSPDGGGRALILAQAASEHLNVLRFPFTPLSGLSRQIEELLAVIAYARGALGPDVILLGRSMGGAASLLAAAKARDVRGLILWSVPFDLVGALAAALGRENMDKLRLGQPAELDDEWGKGVLTPDFYTDLLSYDLFGVFAVLPDMPLLFVHGERDELAPAEDARDAFALARGGKRFHLVKGGDHRFIEGFPDCLDAVMAWLKDNYGRDGIC
- a CDS encoding peptidylprolyl isomerase; amino-acid sequence: MAVFDTSKGVFKIELFTQEAPLTAGNFAALAKRGFYDGLIFHRVIDGFMIQGGDPNGNGTGGPGYAIKDEFSPRLKHDKPGTLSMANAGPNTGGSQFFITLAPAPWLDGKHSVFGQVVEGMEVVAAIGKVKTGSQDKPLEAVVIKKVTIEEGTK
- a CDS encoding PhoH family protein, which translates into the protein MSDADNALKVLLRDQAEALGIFGHNDEFLRLIGQAFSCRILTRGEEILLAGDAGETASLKRLFEELLFLCRQGHPLTAHDVRYGIRMVKEGCADNLHKMFSDTVIVTNRGRHIKAKTLGQWIYLEAIKRNFITIGIGPAGTGKTYLAVAMALGALKNKDAERIILTRPAVEAGEKLGFLPGDMQEKVDPYLRPLYDALYEISGSELFQKYMGKGLIEVAPLAYMRGRTLNDSFIILDEAQNATPEQMKMFLTRLGFGSKMVVAGDATQTDLPQGKQSGLAHAEKVLQGIDGIQIVRFSKKDVVRHEIVGMMIKAYENFDQRCKNK
- the ybeY gene encoding rRNA maturation RNase YbeY, yielding MRIFLSSDMDACPPGGAKTRLIKRALGAAADLEKLKKRVQVSVTLVDDAKMRSINREFRGADKVTDVISFALNEGEETCAAGGPEKDLLGEIVICLPQAARQAEEYGHSLERELSYLAAHGFLHLLGYDHITAQDRKAMRAQEENIMAKIGLVRP
- the era gene encoding GTPase Era — its product is MKTDGKDMAGATFKSGFVAVVGRPNVGKSTLVNRLVGGKVSIVSDKPQTTRNRIMCVLTQESAQMVFLDTPGIHKPRGKLGAFMLKAAESALAEVNVIIFVVDASRKKGGGDEYIMAKLAQADAPVILAANKIDLLPDSRAILPAIKSYADDLPLSAAVPVCALKQTDFAPLLTEIGKHLTCGPKYFPDGMVTDQPEQMLAAEMIREKILRATAGEVPHSIAVKTDEMKLRENQDMYIRATIYVERASQKGIIIGAGGRLIKEIGQAARADIQALLGNRVYLDLWVKVKEGWRDRDGALREFGFGRTC
- the recO gene encoding DNA repair protein RecO — protein: MTDNNLYQDDIIILRARDWQTYDKIADAFSRSHGRILFIAYGARHIKNRNSALMQSLAHASAQLAPGQKFDTLRQCELLEPLLASPEIAKFAYASFAAELTIEATPEREPQEEIYHLLRGALQAMNKRNPRLVILAFVMKLFSLCGISPSFDNCVCCGKAIEGSAWASAVQGGCVCGDCRTGAEADFSQSARALSAALRNVDLAAAGGFTAKGHDLRALEDFLYKFVLAQIEKPLKSLQFLSKL
- the glyQ gene encoding glycine--tRNA ligase subunit alpha, with amino-acid sequence MDLQTMILHLQNFWSRQNCVLGQPYDVEKGAGTMNPATFLRALGPEPWNTAYVEPSRRPADGRYGDNPNRLFQHHQYQVIMKPSPLDIQQLYLSSLEELGIAAKDHDIRFVEDNWEAPTLGAWGLGWEVWLDGMEITQFTYFQQVGGLDVKPVTVEITYGLERLAMYIQGKDNVYDLQWVGGVTYGDIFRQNEYEQSLYNFERSNAALLFKLFDCYEEEAVRIIAEGLVLPGYDYALKCSHVFNLLAARGAIGISERTAFIGRVRNLARAAAAAYLRERERLGFPLLKGGRQSE
- the glyS gene encoding glycine--tRNA ligase subunit beta; this translates as MNKDLLLEIGTEEMPAKFLPETVVQLEKAAADALNRLLIPFEKVKAYATPRRMAVIAYSLPPEQARSFLEHKGPPLKIACNDDGSWSKAALGFARGQAASPDALFAKGGYLYVRKDCGGGPVENLLPEALLSIINSLAFPKSMRWSDLDFRFVRPIHWLLALFGGKELPLEIARVKSGAASRGHRFLSAGPIKIDSPARYLETLKENFVLADQDERRALIRGQIEQIADRLGGKAAIDPELLEEVVYLVEYPTALFGRIDKEFLALPQEAVITPMREHQRYFPLLDAGGKLLPYFITVRNGDGNNLDGIAAGNERVLRARLSDAAFFFGEDKKHTLASRTEKLKTVVFREGLGSIYDKARRIVELSAFVADAAALRLNGGEQEMLARTALLCKADLTCGMVCEFTELQGIMGREYALLDGEPAPVADGICEHYLPRFAGDALPRSFTGRLTGIADKLDNITAAFSFGQAPTGSQDPYALRRQAIGIINIIRDAGWNLSLSAAVRESMRLLDVSATGIAAPITDFFSLRARNMLAEEGLRHDLADAVLSADADNIAQVFKRAAALREFAAGSLMPDAVRAFTRVANIAKQPPMGDFDEKLLVEPAEKELFSVFSILQEQARAAAANGKYVLALELAARLAPAVDKFFAEVMVMSPDEKLKGNRLRLLAAIKKFAAGVADFSRIAGA